The following proteins are encoded in a genomic region of Paludisphaera rhizosphaerae:
- a CDS encoding metallophosphoesterase → MFLTLLFYAGVVIGEAACIAYAINVLHGYPWRSRWTEEITLVALAAIGLGSLELARRYWFVPVSSWPTSVAALAGGFCLIGFVGVPAAQLSRSLRSRFVGVIPSERREELQDLPREEFIGDGHHAWLLRLPGNRSLDLEAHDFSVAFPQLPDEMNGLSVLHLTDLHFSRAYDRRYFQAVCEAAADMPSDIVLVTGDMVDDPACIEWIAPLLKDLPGPLGKFAILGNHDHFHDSELIAAALTEAGFRVLDGETTLVDVEGRRLAVGGTCAPWGPPIPDDAVPSADFSLLMSHTPDQVYKSAKQGWDFILTGHNHGGQIRFPLIGPLLMPSVYSRRFDRGFFRIRPSLMYVSQGIGAKHPIRYGCVPEITRFTLVRSEATARRDLAASSGATKASSCSPT, encoded by the coding sequence TTGTTTCTGACACTCCTGTTCTACGCGGGCGTCGTGATCGGCGAGGCGGCCTGCATCGCCTATGCGATCAACGTCCTGCACGGCTATCCCTGGCGGAGCCGATGGACCGAGGAGATCACGCTCGTCGCCCTGGCCGCCATCGGTCTAGGCTCGCTTGAACTGGCCCGGCGCTACTGGTTCGTCCCCGTCTCCTCCTGGCCGACTTCGGTGGCGGCCCTCGCGGGGGGCTTCTGCCTCATCGGTTTCGTCGGCGTCCCGGCCGCCCAGCTCTCCCGGTCGCTTCGGTCGAGGTTCGTCGGCGTGATCCCCAGCGAGCGCCGAGAGGAGCTTCAGGATCTGCCCAGAGAGGAGTTCATCGGCGACGGCCATCACGCCTGGCTGCTCCGGCTCCCCGGCAATCGATCGCTCGACCTGGAGGCCCACGACTTCTCGGTGGCGTTCCCGCAGCTTCCCGACGAGATGAACGGGCTCTCGGTCCTCCACCTGACCGACCTCCATTTCTCACGCGCGTACGACCGCCGCTACTTCCAGGCCGTGTGCGAAGCCGCGGCCGACATGCCGTCGGATATCGTGCTCGTCACGGGGGACATGGTCGACGACCCGGCGTGCATCGAGTGGATCGCGCCGCTGCTGAAGGACCTTCCCGGTCCGCTGGGGAAGTTCGCCATCCTGGGAAACCACGACCACTTCCACGACTCGGAATTAATCGCCGCTGCGCTGACCGAGGCCGGTTTCCGGGTGCTCGACGGCGAAACGACGCTCGTGGACGTCGAGGGCCGTCGCCTGGCCGTGGGCGGAACGTGCGCTCCCTGGGGCCCACCGATCCCCGACGACGCCGTCCCCTCGGCCGACTTCTCCCTGTTGATGAGCCACACGCCCGACCAGGTCTACAAGTCGGCGAAGCAGGGGTGGGATTTCATCCTCACCGGCCACAACCACGGCGGCCAGATCCGATTTCCGCTGATCGGCCCCTTGCTGATGCCCAGCGTCTACAGCCGGCGGTTCGACCGCGGCTTCTTCCGCATCCGACCCTCGTTGATGTACGTCAGCCAGGGGATCGGCGCCAAGCATCCCATCCGCTACGGCTGCGTCCCGGAAATCACCCGGTTCACCCTGGTCCGGTCTGAGGCGACTGCTCGCCGCGACCTGGCCGCCTCCAGCGGCGCGACGAAGGCGTCTTCATGCTCTCCGACGTGA
- a CDS encoding ABC transporter ATP-binding protein, with protein MTRPAHDDQPSPALAIRAQNVGVYRTGRWILKDVDWEVPAGACVAVLGPNGSGKSTLTRVISGYLWPTDGEVSVLGETFGEVNLHELREDLRLVQPTGLAEPDPEMTAFDVAVTGAFGTVGLYQETSDEVRREAKRLLETVGLSGSMKTPYQNLSSGEHIRCLMARAMVRKPRLLLLDEPTSGLDLLAREQVLATIQSLHDEDDAPTVVLITHHLEELPPAVSHVLVLDEGRVAVQGKPEDVLRSDLLSAVYRCPLEVVQADGRFYSRVSPGAWASLLRRHD; from the coding sequence ATGACACGCCCCGCCCACGATGACCAACCCTCCCCTGCCCTCGCCATTCGGGCCCAAAACGTCGGCGTCTATCGCACGGGCCGTTGGATTCTGAAGGACGTCGACTGGGAGGTTCCCGCCGGCGCGTGCGTGGCCGTGCTGGGGCCCAACGGCAGTGGCAAGAGCACGCTCACTCGGGTCATCTCCGGCTACCTCTGGCCGACCGACGGCGAGGTCTCCGTGCTAGGCGAGACCTTCGGCGAGGTGAACCTCCACGAGCTTCGCGAAGACCTCCGCCTGGTCCAGCCGACGGGACTCGCCGAGCCCGATCCTGAGATGACGGCCTTCGACGTCGCGGTCACCGGGGCCTTCGGTACGGTCGGGCTCTATCAGGAGACGTCGGACGAGGTCCGTCGCGAGGCGAAGCGGTTGCTGGAGACCGTCGGTCTTTCGGGGTCGATGAAAACCCCCTACCAGAACCTCAGCAGCGGAGAGCACATTCGCTGCCTGATGGCCCGCGCGATGGTGCGGAAACCCCGGCTCTTGCTCCTCGACGAGCCGACGTCGGGCCTCGACCTGCTGGCCCGCGAGCAGGTGCTGGCGACGATCCAGTCGCTCCACGACGAGGACGACGCGCCGACCGTCGTCCTGATCACTCACCACCTGGAAGAGCTGCCGCCGGCCGTCTCGCACGTCCTCGTCCTCGACGAGGGGCGCGTCGCCGTCCAGGGGAAGCCCGAGGACGTGCTGCGGTCGGACCTGCTCTCGGCCGTCTACCGCTGCCCCCTCGAAGTCGTCCAGGCCGACGGCCGGTTCTACTCCCGCGTCAGTCCGGGGGCGTGGGCGTCGCTGCTGCGACGACACGATTGA
- a CDS encoding Gfo/Idh/MocA family protein — translation MASEKPIRVAIIGLGFGAEFIPIYQNYPGAEMYAVCRRDKKGLDEVGERYGIKARYQDYRELLKDPDVDVVHINSPIPDHAWMSIEALNAGKHVACTVPMATSIEDCKKVVDAQRSSGKVYMMMETVVYSREYLFVEDLYRKGELGRLQFLRGSHQQDMDGWPEYWPGLPPMWYATHCVSPCLALLGKHAESVVCHGSGRISDDLIAKYNSPFAIETATFKIKDSDVVAEVTRSLFDTARQYRESFDATGSKKSFEWQQVEGEDPVIHTKSTPQAPLTEPEIAKRVTVPDYASRLPEGIQKFTQPAAIQDADHLSFLQGGGHGGSHPHLVHAFLEAVKGNRAALPDAETSANWTMVGLCAHESAMNGGSRVDIPTF, via the coding sequence ATGGCGAGCGAAAAGCCCATCCGCGTGGCGATTATCGGCCTCGGCTTTGGCGCCGAGTTCATCCCGATCTATCAAAACTACCCCGGCGCGGAGATGTACGCCGTCTGCCGTCGCGACAAGAAGGGGCTCGACGAAGTCGGCGAGCGTTACGGCATCAAGGCCCGCTACCAGGATTATCGCGAGCTGCTCAAGGACCCGGACGTCGACGTCGTTCACATCAACTCGCCGATCCCCGACCACGCCTGGATGTCGATCGAGGCCCTCAACGCCGGCAAGCACGTCGCCTGCACCGTGCCCATGGCCACGAGCATCGAGGACTGCAAGAAGGTCGTCGACGCTCAGCGGTCCAGCGGCAAGGTCTACATGATGATGGAGACCGTCGTCTACAGCCGCGAGTATCTCTTCGTCGAGGACCTCTACCGCAAGGGCGAACTCGGCCGGCTCCAGTTCCTCCGCGGCAGCCACCAGCAGGACATGGACGGCTGGCCCGAGTACTGGCCCGGCCTGCCGCCGATGTGGTACGCCACCCACTGCGTCAGCCCCTGCCTGGCGCTCCTGGGCAAACACGCGGAGAGCGTCGTCTGCCACGGCTCCGGCCGGATCAGCGACGACCTGATCGCCAAGTACAACAGCCCGTTCGCCATCGAGACGGCCACGTTCAAGATCAAGGACAGTGACGTCGTCGCCGAGGTCACCCGCAGCCTCTTTGACACGGCCCGCCAGTATCGCGAGAGCTTCGACGCCACCGGCAGCAAGAAGTCGTTCGAGTGGCAGCAGGTCGAGGGCGAGGACCCCGTCATCCACACCAAGAGCACCCCGCAGGCCCCGCTCACCGAGCCGGAGATCGCCAAGCGGGTCACGGTGCCGGATTACGCCTCTCGGCTTCCGGAAGGGATCCAGAAATTCACCCAGCCGGCCGCCATCCAGGACGCCGACCACCTTTCGTTCCTCCAGGGAGGCGGGCACGGCGGATCCCACCCGCATCTCGTGCACGCGTTCCTCGAGGCCGTGAAGGGCAACCGCGCCGCCCTCCCGGACGCTGAGACCTCCGCCAACTGGACGATGGTCGGCCTCTGCGCCCACGAGTCGGCCATGAACGGCGGCAGCCGCGTCGACATCCCGACCTTCTGA
- a CDS encoding Gfo/Idh/MocA family protein, translating into MAEFSESRPVRVAFIGVGAVTAYHHLPGLRLDPRAKLVAICDADPALLERRKSEWGVEHATTDAIALCADDRIDAVVIATPNDTHRPIAVAAAEAGKHVMAEKPLGLNAREVGDMYEAARDASVVHMTAFTYRFAPAMRYIRSLVKSGSLGEPRHFRSQRFLDWPETSWGWRQYKERAGAGDLFDMTIHRIDFAIDLIGPIASVCGAVAQFAPRDRTVDGKSCPPSTVDDWSSIIGEFSCGATGVWEGTTLAKGYHRDGFGHEWAEINGSEGSVVYRLHEPNVVLLGKTGQDLAPVEVPAEFLKPAGSPRDPSEGAPATVFRYDLMWEFISAIVENRPAVPSFHDGLNAQIVADAVLDSHRRRTWVETPIAPA; encoded by the coding sequence ATGGCCGAGTTCTCTGAGTCCCGTCCCGTCCGCGTGGCCTTCATCGGCGTCGGCGCCGTGACCGCCTACCACCACCTGCCGGGCCTCCGGCTCGACCCCCGCGCCAAGCTGGTCGCCATTTGCGACGCCGACCCCGCGCTCCTGGAGCGTCGGAAGTCCGAGTGGGGCGTCGAGCACGCCACGACCGACGCCATCGCCCTCTGCGCGGACGACCGGATCGACGCCGTCGTGATCGCCACCCCCAACGACACTCACCGGCCGATCGCCGTCGCCGCCGCCGAGGCCGGCAAGCACGTCATGGCCGAGAAGCCGCTGGGCCTGAACGCCCGCGAGGTCGGCGACATGTACGAGGCCGCCCGCGACGCCTCGGTCGTTCACATGACGGCCTTTACTTACCGCTTCGCCCCGGCCATGCGGTACATCCGGAGCCTGGTCAAGTCGGGCTCGCTCGGCGAGCCCCGGCACTTCCGGTCGCAGCGGTTCCTGGACTGGCCCGAGACCAGTTGGGGATGGCGGCAGTACAAGGAGCGAGCCGGCGCGGGCGACCTCTTCGACATGACCATCCACCGGATCGACTTCGCCATCGACCTGATCGGCCCGATCGCCAGCGTCTGCGGAGCCGTCGCCCAGTTCGCCCCGCGCGACCGGACGGTCGACGGCAAGAGCTGCCCGCCGTCGACCGTCGACGACTGGTCGTCGATCATCGGCGAGTTCTCTTGCGGAGCGACCGGCGTCTGGGAAGGGACGACGCTGGCGAAGGGCTACCACCGCGACGGCTTCGGCCACGAATGGGCCGAGATCAACGGCTCCGAAGGCTCGGTCGTCTACCGACTGCACGAGCCCAACGTCGTCCTCCTGGGCAAGACCGGCCAGGACCTGGCGCCCGTCGAGGTTCCAGCTGAGTTCCTCAAGCCCGCCGGCAGCCCGCGCGACCCCTCCGAGGGAGCGCCCGCGACCGTCTTCCGGTATGATCTGATGTGGGAGTTCATCTCGGCGATCGTCGAGAACCGCCCCGCCGTACCGAGCTTCCACGATGGTCTCAACGCCCAGATCGTCGCCGACGCCGTCCTCGACTCCCACCGCCGCCGGACCTGGGTGGAGACGCCGATCGCGCCGGCGTGA
- a CDS encoding Uma2 family endonuclease: MTPTTLEQAPANPAADGEHSPETMLVVPEGVRLIIGLEDFERLCQVPENRDLRLERESDGGLIVMAPAGMEGSWRNGNLFGQLWNWNRENGLGRMFESSGGMTFPNTAVRAPDVSWIASPRWEALSEDDRRRFTHVVPDFVAELHSPSDSLTKARAKMAEYIAQGVRLGWLIDPSSQTVEIYRPGREPETLTKPATLSGEDVMPGLVLDLKGILFD; encoded by the coding sequence ATGACTCCGACGACGCTGGAGCAAGCCCCGGCGAATCCCGCCGCCGACGGCGAACACTCCCCCGAGACGATGTTAGTCGTTCCCGAGGGGGTTCGGTTGATCATCGGCCTGGAGGACTTCGAGCGCCTTTGCCAGGTCCCGGAGAACCGGGACCTGAGGTTGGAACGCGAGTCGGACGGAGGCTTGATCGTCATGGCGCCCGCGGGGATGGAGGGAAGTTGGCGGAATGGGAATCTCTTCGGCCAGCTCTGGAACTGGAACCGGGAGAACGGCCTCGGTCGGATGTTTGAATCGTCCGGCGGCATGACGTTCCCGAACACCGCCGTCCGCGCGCCCGACGTCTCCTGGATCGCCAGCCCCCGCTGGGAAGCGCTCTCCGAGGACGACCGCCGTCGGTTCACCCACGTCGTCCCCGACTTCGTCGCCGAGTTGCACTCCCCGAGCGACTCCCTGACGAAGGCTCGCGCCAAGATGGCCGAATATATTGCCCAGGGCGTTCGGTTGGGATGGTTGATCGATCCGTCCTCACAAACCGTCGAGATCTACCGCCCCGGCCGCGAGCCCGAGACGCTGACGAAGCCCGCCACGCTCTCCGGTGAGGACGTCATGCCAGGCCTGGTCCTGGATTTGAAGGGGATTCTGTTCGATTGA
- a CDS encoding sensor histidine kinase, translating into MKYAPIRRQILIPIVAIQTATIAATTAAGVWLTAARGERRDVERLSAVIEVLDGTTFPPTSRVLEQMHGLSGAHFILGDATGRVLASSDEALGRATPSGANVPDFRRPDFRSWRQWPTLAIAGQRYFAARIRAPLAGSAGGASLLVLYPESSWRSALWDVAAAPIALGLAAVALTAQATRWFAERIARRVHRLRGQVARIADGDFTEIDPEAGADEIADLIESVNQMSRQLREMRRTIAQAERTQLLAQLAAGFAHQLRNTLTGARLGVQLHGKRCGATGRDTSLGVAVRQLELAEEQVQGLLTVGRLEQRPNRPCDLAALVRDVAGLLEPTSRHARVDLEVETPADPIVASVDEPSVRAAVLNLGWNALEAAGPGGRVCFRLIADADSIMIEVGDDGPGPPEELASAIFDPFVTGKPEGVGLGLALARRVAESHRGELAWRREEGWTRFRLTTPRPNDEPTEARNADEPRPDR; encoded by the coding sequence TTGAAGTACGCCCCCATCCGTCGCCAGATACTGATCCCGATCGTCGCCATCCAGACGGCGACGATCGCGGCGACGACGGCGGCCGGGGTGTGGCTGACGGCGGCTCGAGGGGAGCGACGGGACGTGGAGCGGCTCTCGGCGGTGATCGAGGTGCTCGACGGCACCACGTTCCCGCCGACCTCCCGCGTGCTGGAGCAGATGCACGGGCTGTCGGGGGCTCACTTCATCCTCGGCGATGCGACGGGACGGGTGCTCGCATCGAGCGACGAAGCCCTGGGCCGCGCCACGCCCTCCGGGGCGAACGTCCCCGACTTCCGCCGTCCCGACTTCCGCTCCTGGCGACAGTGGCCGACGCTCGCGATCGCCGGCCAGCGATACTTCGCGGCGAGGATTCGAGCCCCGCTCGCGGGGAGCGCCGGCGGGGCCTCGCTGCTGGTGCTCTATCCCGAATCGAGCTGGCGGTCGGCCCTGTGGGACGTGGCCGCCGCGCCGATCGCCCTCGGCCTGGCGGCCGTCGCGCTGACCGCCCAGGCGACCCGGTGGTTCGCCGAGCGGATCGCCCGCCGCGTCCACCGGCTGCGGGGACAGGTCGCGCGGATCGCCGACGGCGACTTCACCGAGATCGACCCTGAAGCCGGCGCCGATGAGATCGCCGACCTGATCGAATCGGTCAACCAGATGAGCCGCCAGCTTCGCGAGATGCGCCGGACGATCGCCCAGGCCGAGCGCACGCAACTGCTGGCCCAACTGGCGGCGGGCTTCGCGCATCAGTTGCGGAATACGCTCACCGGCGCGCGGCTGGGCGTGCAACTCCACGGCAAGCGTTGCGGGGCGACCGGTCGCGATACCAGCCTGGGCGTGGCGGTTCGTCAGCTTGAGTTGGCCGAGGAGCAGGTGCAGGGGCTCCTGACGGTGGGCCGTCTGGAGCAAAGGCCCAACCGCCCCTGCGACCTCGCCGCCCTCGTGCGGGACGTCGCCGGACTGTTGGAGCCGACGAGCCGCCACGCGCGCGTCGACCTCGAAGTCGAGACGCCGGCCGATCCGATCGTCGCCAGCGTCGACGAGCCGAGCGTCCGCGCCGCGGTGCTCAACCTCGGTTGGAACGCCCTGGAAGCGGCCGGCCCCGGTGGTCGGGTTTGCTTCCGATTGATTGCCGACGCGGATTCGATCATGATCGAAGTCGGCGACGACGGCCCGGGACCGCCCGAGGAACTCGCATCGGCGATCTTCGACCCGTTCGTGACGGGCAAGCCGGAAGGCGTCGGCCTTGGCCTGGCGCTCGCGCGGCGGGTCGCGGAGTCTCACCGGGGCGAGTTGGCCTGGCGCCGGGAAGAGGGCTGGACCCGATTCCGCCTGACGACCCCCCGCCCGAACGACGAGCCGACGGAGGCGAGGAACGCCGATGAGCCGCGTCCTGATCGTTGA